One window of Gloeothece citriformis PCC 7424 genomic DNA carries:
- the rpsU gene encoding 30S ribosomal protein S21, with protein sequence MTQVVIGQNEAIESALRRFKRQVAKAGIYADIKKNQFFETPEEKRKRKAIARRRQRSRRR encoded by the coding sequence ATGACTCAAGTAGTAATAGGTCAAAACGAAGCGATCGAGTCAGCTTTACGCCGGTTTAAAAGACAAGTAGCGAAAGCCGGAATTTATGCAGATATCAAGAAAAATCAGTTCTTTGAAACTCCCGAAGAAAAGCGCAAACGCAAAGCAATAGCTCGTAGACGGCAGCGTTCCCGTCGTAGATAA
- the pgm gene encoding phosphoglucomutase (alpha-D-glucose-1,6-bisphosphate-dependent) yields MATVEEKMKSLAGQPAPTEILIDPDQLQEQYYTLHPDPNNSLQKVSFGTSGHRGSSATATFNEDHILAVTQAVAEYRKNQGITGPLYMGMDSHGLSEPAQKTALEVLAANEVETFVAWDEGYGKYTPTPAVSHAILCYNRGKKDGLADGIIITPSHNPPTDGGFKYNPPSGGPADPEITKWIQQRANELLATKNKDVKRIDYKAALEASTTHYFDFITPYVNDLENIIDMDLIRSSGIRIGADPLGGSNIAYWEPIAERYGLNITVVNKSVDFTFKFMTLDWDGKIRMDCSSPYAMANLVKLKDQYDIAFGNDTDSDRHGIVTPSVGLMNPNHFLAVAIWYLFTHRKDWPANSAIGKTLVSSSIIDRVAKEIGRELCEVPVGFKWFVDGLLNGSLGFGGEESAGASFLRKDGTVWTTDKDGIIMDLLAAEITARTGKDPGLHYQDLTARLGQSFYNRIDSPATPEQKARLGKLSPDDVKASSMAGEPIMAKMTNAPGNNAPIGGLKVVTENGWFAARPSGTENVYKVYAESLKSKEHLEQILTEAQQIVSDAL; encoded by the coding sequence ATGGCAACCGTAGAAGAAAAAATGAAATCCCTTGCTGGTCAACCAGCCCCCACAGAGATTTTAATTGATCCTGACCAATTACAAGAACAATATTATACCCTTCATCCCGATCCCAATAATTCTCTACAAAAAGTTAGTTTTGGGACATCCGGTCACCGGGGATCTTCGGCAACAGCAACCTTTAATGAAGATCATATCTTAGCGGTTACCCAAGCGGTGGCTGAATATCGGAAAAATCAAGGCATCACCGGCCCCTTATACATGGGAATGGATAGTCATGGACTCTCTGAACCCGCCCAAAAAACCGCTTTAGAAGTATTAGCCGCTAATGAAGTAGAAACCTTTGTGGCGTGGGATGAAGGCTATGGAAAATATACCCCAACTCCGGCGGTTTCCCATGCAATTCTCTGCTACAATCGCGGTAAAAAAGACGGTTTAGCCGATGGAATTATTATTACCCCTTCCCATAACCCTCCTACTGACGGTGGGTTTAAATATAATCCCCCTTCTGGTGGCCCGGCTGACCCAGAAATTACCAAATGGATACAACAACGGGCAAATGAATTATTAGCCACTAAAAATAAAGATGTCAAACGAATTGATTATAAAGCAGCCCTAGAAGCCTCTACAACCCACTATTTTGACTTTATTACTCCCTATGTCAATGATTTAGAAAATATTATTGATATGGATCTAATTCGCTCATCTGGTATTCGTATCGGGGCTGATCCATTAGGGGGTTCAAATATAGCGTATTGGGAGCCGATCGCCGAACGTTACGGGTTAAATATTACCGTAGTGAATAAGAGTGTAGACTTTACCTTTAAGTTTATGACCCTTGATTGGGACGGGAAAATTCGCATGGATTGTTCCTCTCCCTACGCCATGGCCAATTTAGTTAAGCTTAAAGATCAATATGATATCGCCTTTGGCAATGACACCGACTCCGATCGTCATGGAATTGTGACTCCTAGTGTGGGGTTAATGAACCCGAATCATTTTCTAGCCGTTGCTATCTGGTATTTGTTCACCCATCGAAAAGATTGGCCAGCTAATAGTGCAATCGGTAAAACTTTAGTCAGTAGTAGTATTATCGATCGCGTGGCCAAAGAAATTGGACGGGAATTATGTGAGGTTCCGGTTGGGTTTAAATGGTTCGTTGATGGCTTATTAAATGGTTCATTAGGGTTTGGCGGAGAAGAAAGCGCCGGGGCTTCTTTTTTACGTAAAGATGGGACAGTTTGGACAACGGATAAAGATGGGATTATCATGGATTTATTAGCGGCAGAAATTACCGCCCGCACAGGAAAAGACCCCGGTTTACATTATCAAGATTTAACCGCACGTTTAGGGCAATCTTTTTATAATCGAATTGATTCTCCTGCTACCCCAGAACAAAAAGCCCGTTTAGGAAAATTATCACCGGATGATGTCAAAGCTTCTTCCATGGCCGGAGAACCGATTATGGCTAAAATGACCAATGCACCGGGTAATAATGCTCCCATTGGCGGGTTAAAAGTCGTCACAGAAAATGGCTGGTTTGCCGCCCGTCCTTCAGGAACAGAAAATGTCTATAAAGTTTATGCCGAGAGTTTGAAGAGTAAGGAACATTTAGAGCAAATTCTCACAGAAGCTCAACAAATCGTCTCTGACGCGCTTTAA